In Listeria monocytogenes, the following proteins share a genomic window:
- a CDS encoding TIGR02536 family ethanolamine utilization protein — MSMELEALIKAVTEEVMRRLQLPEKKMIIMGQDSEHTLRQCYLKEYQVSLYDRSERECDILLLEELDIAELARISLFAPMNKKEQFITDHLLAGRPTWIMKSGIKAHAYKRSAKYGIRQLFQEYEEKLSRFGVEFIESPVKETKESKVITEQDVEKLTKNKSEFILPKGSFLTPLAKDYLQEKRISIKES, encoded by the coding sequence ATGAGTATGGAACTAGAAGCACTCATAAAAGCTGTCACCGAGGAAGTCATGAGACGATTACAACTTCCAGAGAAAAAAATGATTATCATGGGACAAGATTCAGAACACACTCTCAGACAGTGTTATCTAAAAGAATATCAAGTTTCGCTTTATGATCGTTCTGAACGCGAATGTGACATTTTACTACTGGAAGAATTGGATATCGCTGAATTAGCTCGAATAAGTTTGTTTGCACCGATGAATAAAAAAGAACAATTTATTACAGATCACCTTTTAGCAGGGCGGCCTACTTGGATAATGAAGAGTGGCATCAAAGCGCATGCTTACAAACGTTCCGCTAAATATGGTATCAGACAACTTTTTCAAGAATATGAGGAGAAACTGAGCCGATTTGGTGTCGAATTTATCGAAAGTCCGGTAAAAGAGACCAAAGAAAGTAAAGTCATCACCGAACAGGATGTTGAAAAACTTACTAAGAACAAAAGCGAATTCATTTTGCCTAAAGGAAGTTTCTTAACACCACTTGCAAAAGATTACTTACAGGAAAAACGAATTAGCATTAAAGAAAGTTAG
- a CDS encoding EutN/CcmL family microcompartment protein, with protein sequence MQIGKVTGSLWATRKDEKLNGLKLLLVEICTDETEDVRHSIVAADNAGAGNGDLVLVTTGSAARASTGDNTIPVDACIVGIIDSVERYG encoded by the coding sequence ATGCAAATTGGAAAAGTTACCGGGAGTTTATGGGCAACAAGAAAAGACGAAAAACTGAATGGTTTAAAACTACTACTAGTAGAGATTTGTACCGATGAAACGGAAGATGTAAGACATTCCATAGTGGCAGCTGATAATGCCGGAGCAGGAAACGGCGACCTTGTGCTTGTTACAACTGGTAGCGCAGCACGAGCATCCACTGGGGACAACACGATCCCAGTGGACGCATGTATCGTCGGCATTATCGACTCGGTAGAACGTTATGGCTGA
- the eutH gene encoding ethanolamine utilization protein EutH, whose amino-acid sequence MSINEIIIYLMVIFMILGAIDKIIGNKFGLGAQFEEGIMAMGSLTLAMVGIITLAPVLAKILSPIVVPIYTALGADPAMFATTLLANDMGGFALAQELALTPDAGLFAGAILGSMMGPTIVFTIPVALGIIKKEDHKYLATGVLSGIITIPIGCLIGGLIAGFSPIMIFKNLVPIILVAALIMLGLWFKPEGMIKGFTIFGKGVVIVATIGLVAGAIQQLTGLTIIPGIAPIGEGIEIVGGIALVLAGAFCLVFVITKVFNKPLMKMGKLLGMNEVAAAGMVATLANSIPMFQMLKDMDERGKIINVAFAVSAAFVLGDHLGFTAGVAKDMIFPMIVGKLVGGVTAVGVGIYMANRMMKKNKTKEQTAVKDNG is encoded by the coding sequence TTGAGCATTAATGAAATTATTATTTATTTAATGGTAATCTTTATGATTCTAGGAGCCATTGACAAAATTATCGGCAACAAATTTGGCTTAGGTGCACAATTTGAAGAAGGTATTATGGCAATGGGATCGCTAACTCTAGCAATGGTCGGTATCATTACATTAGCGCCAGTTTTAGCGAAAATTTTAAGCCCGATTGTTGTACCAATTTATACGGCGCTTGGGGCTGACCCGGCAATGTTTGCAACAACATTACTTGCGAATGATATGGGTGGTTTCGCACTAGCTCAAGAACTAGCGCTAACACCTGATGCTGGTCTATTTGCGGGAGCTATTCTAGGGTCCATGATGGGACCTACTATTGTTTTCACGATTCCAGTAGCACTAGGAATTATTAAAAAAGAAGATCATAAATATTTAGCAACTGGGGTATTATCTGGGATTATCACGATTCCAATCGGTTGTTTAATCGGTGGTCTGATTGCTGGTTTCTCTCCAATCATGATTTTCAAAAACTTAGTACCAATTATTCTTGTAGCTGCACTTATTATGTTAGGTCTTTGGTTCAAACCAGAAGGCATGATTAAAGGCTTCACGATTTTTGGAAAAGGGGTAGTAATCGTTGCTACTATCGGTCTTGTAGCAGGAGCTATTCAACAACTTACTGGTTTAACTATTATTCCAGGAATTGCACCAATTGGTGAAGGTATTGAAATCGTAGGTGGAATTGCACTAGTACTTGCTGGAGCATTCTGTTTAGTATTCGTTATTACGAAAGTTTTCAACAAGCCACTGATGAAAATGGGTAAATTACTTGGTATGAATGAAGTTGCGGCAGCTGGCATGGTTGCTACACTTGCAAATAGTATCCCAATGTTCCAAATGCTGAAAGATATGGATGAGCGCGGTAAAATTATTAACGTTGCTTTTGCAGTATCTGCGGCCTTTGTTTTAGGTGATCATCTAGGCTTTACGGCTGGTGTTGCTAAAGATATGATCTTCCCAATGATTGTTGGGAAATTAGTCGGAGGGGTAACTGCTGTTGGTGTTGGTATCTACATGGCTAACCGAATGATGAAAAAAAATAAAACAAAAGAACAAACGGCGGTGAAAGATAATGGCTGA
- a CDS encoding ethanolamine utilization microcompartment shell protein: MAEQSLGILELRSISKGYEMADVFLKAGNVTLFTFRPTCPGKFLIILQGASGELTSAMQDAKEEAGKFHVSSYILHMAHEEILAFLNNKHPKVEVDAVGIIEISQLGAGLNAVNEALKKSAIHLKRMTLGASIGGKFVAVFTGEVSAIQEGMRILIETAEPKKVIHHTVIPSPDELLKRYL; this comes from the coding sequence ATGGCTGAACAGTCCTTAGGTATTCTTGAACTCAGGAGTATAAGTAAAGGGTACGAAATGGCCGATGTTTTCTTGAAAGCAGGCAATGTAACTTTATTTACTTTTCGTCCGACATGTCCTGGTAAATTTTTGATTATTTTGCAAGGCGCTTCCGGTGAACTTACTAGTGCGATGCAAGATGCAAAAGAAGAAGCTGGCAAATTTCATGTTTCTTCTTATATTTTGCATATGGCGCACGAAGAAATACTTGCTTTTCTAAACAATAAACACCCTAAAGTCGAAGTGGACGCAGTAGGAATTATCGAAATCAGTCAGTTAGGTGCTGGGTTAAATGCAGTGAATGAAGCGCTGAAAAAATCAGCTATACATTTGAAACGGATGACGCTCGGTGCTTCGATTGGTGGAAAATTTGTGGCTGTTTTTACAGGGGAAGTTAGTGCTATTCAAGAAGGGATGCGGATTCTAATCGAAACCGCCGAACCAAAAAAGGTGATACATCATACGGTCATTCCTTCTCCTGATGAACTTTTAAAACGCTATCTATAG